In Pseudomonadota bacterium, the genomic window CCCCGCTTCTCGTGAACCACATCGGGCAGCTCCCCTCGGCAACAGTGTCGTTCAACCTCACGCCCGGCGTGGCTCTGGGCGACGCACTGCCCCAGGTTCAGAAGGTCGCCGCCAACGTGCTCCCCGCAAACGTGACGGGCGGGTTCCAGGGCACCGCACAGGCCTTCCAGGACGCGTTCACCGGTCTGTGGGCGCTGCTCGCACTGGCCATTCTGGTGATCTACATCGTGCTGGGCATATTGTACGAGAGCTTCCTTCATCCGATCACGATCCTGGCGGGCCTGCCTTCGGCCGGCCTGGGCGCGCTGCTGACCCTGCGCCTCTTCGGCCTCGACCTCGACGTGTACGGCTTTCTCGGGCTCATCATGCTCGTGGGCATCGTCAAGAAGAACGCCATCATGATGATCGACTTCGCCCTCGAAGAAGAGCGCGAGCGAGGGCGCTCGCCCGAAGAGGCCATCACGGCGGCGTGCCTCGTGCGGTTCCGCCCGATCATGATGACCACCATGGCCGCGCTCATGGGCAGCCTTCCCATCGCCCTCGGGTGGGGTGCAGGCGCTGAGTCGCGGCGTCCGCTCGGCCTCGCCGTGGTGGGCGGCCTGCTGGTCTCGCAGCTGCTGACGCTCTACATCACGCCCGTGGTGTATCTCTACCTCGAGAAGCTCAGCGCGCTGTTTCGCCCGCCGCAGGCTGATCAGCGGCGCTGGAACTCCGGAGACCCCAGCAGCAGCCCGAGCAGCTGACGATAGTCGGGCTTCTTTGTGTTGAGCGCCTGAAGAACGCTGCCGCGGGTGGCATCGCTCATCTCGCGGTAGAGAACGGCGTGGTCGAGCAGGCGCTGAACGCGAACATCGAGCGCGACTGCGGGCGGCTTCGAAGCCTGCGGCGGAAGGCCTTTGAACAGGCGGGTGATATCGACCTTCACGCCCCTGATCTGATCTTGCGCGAGCGCCACGCACAGATTCAGGCGCGCCAGCAGGCTGCCTGCGCTCAGCCAGTTCTCGGCACGATCGATGTAGCCGGTGGGCGGCACGCAGAGATAGAGCGGCATGCCCATCTGCTGCAGCTGCTGGTTGAGCACCTGCGCATTCTGGAGATCTCCATCAACGGCGCGCAAGGCGCTGACCACGAGATGAAAGGGCGTCTTCACCTTGGCGCGCCACGCCTTGCGCGACCAGAACGCTGCGGTGTTGAACAGCGTCGCGATGGCGCGGCGCGTGTCACCATCGCTGCGGCTGAACGACCGCGCCACCTGATCGATGGCGTCGACGGGCGGGTCATCGCCGATGAGCTCGCGGCACAGCTTCTTGGCAAGAAAGCGGGCAGTGCTGGGATGGGCGGCAACGATGTCGAGCACCATCTCGCCGTCATTGACCCCGCCGCCAGCGGGAATGGTGTGCCCGAGCACGACCTTCTCCCCATTGTCGTGCCAGTCCTTACGAAACGTGAAGGCCAGGTTCTTGTCGATGGTCCACCCGGTGAAGCAGCGGGCTACCTCGACCACATCGCGCTGGGTGTAGCCGCCGTCGACCCCGAGGGTGTGCAGCTCGAGCAGCTCGCGGGCATAGTTCTCGTTGAGCCCGCCTTGCTTCTTGGCGCCGGATCTGGCAGGCGCTTCGGCACGGGAAACGGAGTTGTCGAGGTAGACCAGCATGGCGGGGCTGTGCGCCACCGCCCCCAGCAGGTCACGAAAGCGTCCCAGGGCGCGGGGGCGGATGGTGTCACGCTCGAAGGCCAGCAGCAGCCATTTGTCGCTGCTCTTGTGATAGTAGATGTTGAAGTGGTT contains:
- a CDS encoding DUF1800 domain-containing protein — its product is MRPERCGSMLVLVLIVAGLTWCGCAGRCAPAFAVPAAPSTAPRVDGPLDDHQRLVHFLDRGGYGARFGQVEEVERLGLFMYLQQQLDPETIDDRQTEARLRAFKSLRVPPGQMRQRYPDPGDVAKMKKEKPNDPPSYFGDSNALLAEMQQQRLVRAVHSRRQVLEVMVDFFMNHFNIYYHKSSDKWLLLAFERDTIRPRALGRFRDLLGAVAHSPAMLVYLDNSVSRAEAPARSGAKKQGGLNENYARELLELHTLGVDGGYTQRDVVEVARCFTGWTIDKNLAFTFRKDWHDNGEKVVLGHTIPAGGGVNDGEMVLDIVAAHPSTARFLAKKLCRELIGDDPPVDAIDQVARSFSRSDGDTRRAIATLFNTAAFWSRKAWRAKVKTPFHLVVSALRAVDGDLQNAQVLNQQLQQMGMPLYLCVPPTGYIDRAENWLSAGSLLARLNLCVALAQDQIRGVKVDITRLFKGLPPQASKPPAVALDVRVQRLLDHAVLYREMSDATRGSVLQALNTKKPDYRQLLGLLLGSPEFQRR